From one Anaerotruncus rubiinfantis genomic stretch:
- a CDS encoding GyrI-like domain-containing protein, whose translation MPKMSNVELFELREQPTLTIRATVPAQGLPELIAKSYARIGEYLAELGVGICDVPFVIYYNMDVDALDVEIGFPVPSAQPGKGEIASSKIPAGKAASCIYRGPYAQIGPAYEDLEAWFVKQGCEPAGPFYEYYYNGPDSPEDELLTRVFMPLK comes from the coding sequence ATGCCAAAAATGTCAAATGTTGAACTGTTTGAACTGCGGGAACAGCCGACCCTTACCATCCGCGCGACCGTCCCGGCGCAGGGGCTCCCGGAGCTGATCGCAAAGAGTTATGCTAGGATTGGCGAATATCTGGCCGAGCTGGGGGTTGGGATCTGTGACGTGCCGTTCGTGATCTATTATAATATGGATGTGGACGCGCTGGATGTGGAGATCGGTTTTCCGGTTCCGTCAGCGCAGCCGGGAAAGGGGGAGATCGCCTCTTCCAAAATCCCAGCGGGCAAAGCGGCCAGCTGCATCTACCGCGGCCCGTATGCCCAGATAGGCCCGGCCTATGAAGATTTGGAGGCCTGGTTTGTCAAACAGGGATGCGAACCCGCCGGGCCTTTCTACGAGTACTATTACAATGGACCGGATTCACCAGAGGATGAGTTGCTGACGCGTGTGTTCATGCCGCTCAAATAA
- a CDS encoding DUF2752 domain-containing protein, which yields MKKYRLFSRSNTLLGRAGQLAVMLLGIAALVWLAAHWGVYRCPLRWTFGVECPACGMTRAAAALLRFDFIGAFRFNPLVYVVCAYAAICAYGWLFRPRLLRSKRLWAVFIALFLCFWAVRIALFFLGQYPAFLEPNARFPVIFRKLFLLIKM from the coding sequence ATGAAAAAGTATCGTCTTTTTTCCCGCTCGAATACGCTCCTGGGACGCGCCGGACAGCTCGCTGTCATGCTTTTGGGGATCGCGGCGCTTGTGTGGCTGGCGGCGCATTGGGGCGTTTACCGCTGTCCGCTGCGCTGGACATTCGGCGTTGAATGCCCGGCGTGCGGTATGACCCGCGCGGCTGCCGCGCTTCTGCGGTTCGATTTTATCGGGGCGTTCCGTTTTAACCCGCTGGTGTACGTCGTCTGCGCTTATGCGGCGATCTGCGCTTATGGCTGGCTTTTCAGGCCGCGGCTTCTGCGCTCCAAAAGGCTCTGGGCCGTTTTCATCGCGCTGTTTCTGTGCTTCTGGGCGGTGCGGATCGCCCTGTTTTTCTTGGGTCAGTATCCCGCTTTTTTGGAACCAAACGCGCGGTTTCCGGTCATTTTCCGGAAACTGTTCCTTTTGATAAAAATGTAA
- the glyA gene encoding serine hydroxymethyltransferase, with amino-acid sequence MYSEMMDTIGFVSRFDPEVGAGMQKELARQRRNIELIASENIVSPAVLAAMGSVLTNKYAEGYSGKRYYGGCECVDIVEDIAIARAKELFGAGYANVQPHSGAQANLAVYFALLEPGDTVLGMSLADGGHLTHGSPVNMSGKYYNFVPYGLRDDTQTIDYDQARELAIKHKPKLIVAGASAYPRVIDFEKLSAIAKEVGAYFMVDMAHIAGLVAAGEHPSPVPYADVVTSTTHKTLRGPRGGMILTNNEELAKKFNKAVFPGTQGGPLEHIIAAKAVCFGEALKPAFKASQRQTVLNCQALAKALTKRGFSLVSGGSDNHLILLDLRSMNVTGKELEKKLDEVYITVNKNAIPNDPQSPFITSGVRIGTPAVTTRGFKEEDMDRIAEFIFLAATDFDQKADEIRAGVDALCAKYPLYE; translated from the coding sequence ATGTACAGTGAGATGATGGACACCATTGGATTTGTATCCCGGTTCGATCCGGAGGTTGGCGCGGGCATGCAGAAGGAGCTTGCGCGCCAGCGCCGGAACATCGAACTGATCGCGTCCGAAAATATCGTCAGCCCGGCGGTTCTGGCCGCAATGGGCAGCGTACTGACCAACAAATACGCCGAAGGCTATTCCGGCAAGCGGTATTACGGCGGCTGCGAATGTGTGGACATTGTGGAGGATATCGCGATCGCGCGCGCCAAGGAGCTCTTCGGCGCGGGCTATGCGAACGTCCAGCCGCATTCGGGCGCGCAGGCAAACCTCGCCGTCTACTTTGCCTTGCTCGAGCCGGGCGATACCGTCCTGGGTATGAGCCTGGCCGACGGCGGGCACCTGACCCATGGCTCCCCGGTCAACATGTCGGGCAAATACTATAACTTTGTCCCGTACGGGCTGCGGGACGACACCCAGACGATCGATTACGATCAGGCGCGGGAGCTCGCGATAAAGCATAAACCCAAGCTTATTGTGGCTGGCGCTTCCGCCTATCCGCGCGTCATCGATTTTGAGAAACTCTCCGCAATTGCCAAAGAGGTCGGCGCCTACTTCATGGTGGATATGGCCCACATCGCGGGGCTGGTCGCCGCAGGAGAGCATCCGTCCCCGGTGCCGTACGCCGACGTGGTCACCTCCACCACCCATAAGACCCTGCGCGGCCCGCGCGGCGGCATGATCCTCACGAACAATGAGGAGCTCGCCAAGAAATTCAACAAGGCCGTGTTCCCAGGTACCCAGGGCGGCCCGCTCGAACATATCATCGCCGCGAAGGCGGTCTGCTTCGGCGAGGCGCTGAAACCTGCATTCAAGGCGAGTCAGCGCCAGACGGTCCTCAACTGCCAGGCGCTGGCGAAGGCGCTGACCAAACGCGGCTTTTCGCTCGTTTCGGGCGGCAGCGACAATCATCTGATCCTGCTTGACCTGCGCAGCATGAATGTCACCGGCAAGGAGCTTGAGAAGAAGCTCGATGAGGTTTACATCACCGTCAACAAAAACGCCATCCCCAATGACCCGCAGAGCCCGTTTATCACGAGCGGCGTGCGTATTGGAACCCCGGCGGTCACCACCCGCGGCTTTAAAGAAGAGGATATGGACCGGATTGCCGAGTTTATCTTCCTGGCTGCGACCGATTTCGATCAAAAGGCTGATGAAATCCGCGCCGGCGTCGATGCGCTCTGCGCGAAATATCCGCTTTACGAGTAA
- a CDS encoding replication-associated recombination protein A: MAAPLADRIRPQTLDDVVGQEHILGKDKVLRRMIETGNIPNLIFYGPSGIGKTTVASIIAKRAGKKLCKLNGTTASTADIRDVVTETGTIDGMNGVLLYLDEIQYLNKKQQQTLLEFIENGSITLIASTTENPYFYIYNAILSRSTVFEFKPVPPAAVERAVNRAFSIAREYFGGDFAVEDGVVPYIAAACGGDVRKSINAVEMLSLAAGEGGAVTLDDAKQVAQKSANRYDKQGDEHYDLVSALQKSVRGSDENAALHYLARLLAAGDLLSPCRRLLVMASEDVGMAYPMAAVIVKACVDSAIQLGLPEGRIPLAEAVVLMCTAPKSNSSYMGINAALADVEAGLTGSFPRALQNKHYDGAEVKEKGQNYLYPHDYPNHYVRQQYLPDELKGKVYYEFGDNKTESAAKAYREKILREAQAGK; the protein is encoded by the coding sequence ATGGCTGCACCATTGGCCGATCGCATCCGCCCCCAGACGCTCGACGACGTGGTCGGGCAGGAACACATCCTTGGTAAGGATAAGGTCCTGCGCCGGATGATCGAAACCGGCAACATCCCGAATCTGATCTTTTACGGCCCGTCCGGCATCGGCAAGACGACGGTCGCTTCGATCATCGCGAAGCGGGCGGGCAAGAAGCTCTGCAAACTCAATGGAACCACCGCCTCGACCGCCGATATCCGCGATGTGGTAACCGAAACCGGGACGATCGACGGGATGAACGGAGTGCTCCTCTACCTCGACGAGATCCAGTACCTCAACAAAAAGCAGCAGCAGACGCTGCTCGAATTTATCGAAAACGGGTCGATCACCCTGATCGCATCCACAACTGAAAACCCCTATTTCTATATCTACAACGCGATCCTTTCGCGCAGCACCGTCTTTGAATTTAAACCTGTGCCGCCCGCGGCGGTCGAACGTGCGGTGAACCGCGCCTTTTCGATCGCCAGGGAGTATTTCGGAGGGGATTTTGCCGTGGAGGACGGGGTAGTCCCTTACATTGCGGCAGCCTGCGGAGGCGACGTGCGCAAATCGATCAACGCGGTGGAGATGCTGTCGCTTGCAGCGGGTGAAGGCGGCGCAGTCACGCTCGACGACGCCAAGCAGGTGGCGCAGAAGAGCGCCAACCGCTACGACAAGCAGGGGGATGAACACTACGACCTCGTTTCCGCCCTGCAGAAATCGGTGCGTGGTTCGGACGAAAACGCCGCGCTGCATTATCTGGCGCGGCTTTTGGCGGCAGGGGATTTGCTCTCGCCCTGCCGGCGGCTGCTTGTCATGGCAAGCGAGGATGTGGGGATGGCTTATCCGATGGCGGCGGTCATCGTAAAGGCCTGCGTCGATTCGGCGATCCAGCTTGGGCTGCCCGAAGGGCGGATTCCGCTGGCCGAAGCGGTGGTGCTGATGTGCACCGCGCCCAAATCGAACTCCTCCTATATGGGGATCAACGCCGCGCTGGCGGATGTGGAGGCGGGTCTCACCGGCTCCTTCCCGCGCGCCTTGCAGAATAAGCATTACGACGGCGCAGAGGTGAAGGAAAAAGGACAGAACTACCTCTACCCCCATGACTATCCCAACCACTATGTCAGGCAGCAATACCTGCCCGATGAACTCAAAGGCAAGGTTTACTACGAGTTCGGTGACAACAAAACCGAATCGGCTGCAAAGGCCTATCGGGAAAAGATCCTGCGGGAAGCGCAGGCGGGCAAATGA
- a CDS encoding AEC family transporter produces the protein MESLYLSARIITPICAAVLLGYALRRLKLWDDHTVSQVNTICFKVLFPIHLFISVIHTDLSSTLDEKLLVAGVVCVFVIFFGTLGGCIIFVKEKRRLGALVQGIFRGNTLLFGLPLVTTLYGDERAGVAALMIAVVIPVYNTLAVILLESCRGGRASLKKVLYGIVTNPLIVGTVTGLAGLLCGVHLPAIADEAVMSITKITTPLALLGLGGTFRFDAVGHNLRALFWAVFSRLILIPAILMPVVIALGFREVTLAALLTILVVPTAVNSFTMAQQMDSDAELSGQIVVFTSLFSILSVFGWIFLLSHLGYL, from the coding sequence ATGGAAAGCTTATATTTATCCGCCCGGATCATCACGCCGATCTGCGCGGCGGTTCTGCTGGGCTATGCCCTGCGGCGGCTGAAGCTGTGGGACGACCACACCGTTTCCCAGGTCAATACCATCTGCTTCAAGGTGCTTTTTCCAATTCATCTTTTTATCAGTGTGATACACACCGACCTGTCGAGCACCCTCGATGAAAAATTGCTGGTCGCGGGCGTCGTGTGTGTCTTTGTGATCTTTTTCGGCACCTTGGGGGGCTGCATCATCTTTGTGAAGGAGAAACGGCGGCTGGGAGCTCTGGTGCAGGGGATCTTCCGCGGCAACACGCTGCTGTTCGGCCTGCCGCTGGTCACCACCCTTTACGGGGACGAACGGGCGGGTGTGGCCGCCCTGATGATCGCAGTGGTCATCCCGGTCTACAACACCCTGGCCGTCATCCTGCTGGAAAGCTGCCGGGGCGGCAGGGCCAGCCTCAAAAAGGTTCTGTACGGGATCGTCACAAACCCGCTCATTGTGGGCACGGTCACCGGCCTGGCGGGGCTTTTGTGCGGCGTGCATCTGCCGGCCATCGCCGATGAAGCGGTTATGAGCATCACCAAAATCACAACACCGCTTGCCCTGCTTGGGCTTGGCGGCACCTTCCGTTTTGACGCGGTCGGGCATAACCTGCGTGCGCTTTTCTGGGCCGTCTTTTCCCGCCTGATCCTGATCCCGGCTATCCTGATGCCGGTGGTGATCGCGCTTGGATTCCGGGAGGTCACACTGGCGGCGCTGCTCACCATCCTGGTTGTGCCGACCGCGGTAAATTCCTTCACCATGGCGCAGCAGATGGATTCGGACGCGGAACTCTCGGGACAGATCGTGGTATTCACTTCGCTCTTTTCAATCCTGTCCGTCTTTGGATGGA